In Deltaproteobacteria bacterium IMCC39524, the genomic stretch ACGCCCCTTGTGCTGGCGTAGCTCAACTGGTAGAGCACCTCACTTGTAATGAGGATGTTGGGGGTTCGATTCCTCTCGCCAGCTCCATTGGGTTGCCGGGGAGCCTGGCTCCCCATAAAACTGAATAAAAGATGTCCCCTGGAGGGGTTCCCGAGTGGCCAAAGGGATCAGACTGTAAATCTGACGTCGTAGACTTCGGAGGTTCGAATCCTCCCCCCTCCACCACTAAGAAAGACTTGCCGGAGAAAAGCAGGACTGTTTAGCGCAGGAGGTTGTGAACCGTAGCGACTGCGAGGATGGGATTGCCGGAATCCACAAAGAAGAATTCATAAGATTTAGGCATAAGCCCAACGAAACGATTTATGCGGGAGTAGCTCAGTTGGCTTAGAGCATCAGCCTTCCAAGCTGAGGGTCGCGGGTTCGAATCCCGTTTCCCGCTCCAATTACCAGGCTGTCTTGAGACAGTGACGATATGATAAGCCCACATAGCTCAGTAGGTAGAGCACATCCTTGGTAAGGATGAGGTCATCGGTTCAAGTCCGATTGTGGGCTCCATTTCGTTGCCAGTTAAAGAGCGAGGCGGTCAACGGTATTTGATTTCGTTTAAAATGGGGCCAGCAGCCACTGTGCTGGCAAAAAAAACAAGAAACATTATTTAAGAACAGGACTAAAGAGGGAGGATAACGCAATGGCAAAAGCCAAGTTTGAGCGGACTAAGCCGCATGTCAACATCGGAACAATCGGTCACGTTGACCACGGCAAGACGACCCTGACAGCAGCAATTACGAACGTGCTTGCTTCGAAGGGCGGCGCAGAGTTCCAGGCGTTCGACCAGATCGACAACGCTCCTGAAGAACGTGAGCGTGGTATCACGATCGCAACGGCACACGTTGAGTACGAGACAGACAACCGTCACTACGCACACGTTGACTGCCCAGGTCACGCTGACTACGTTAAAAACATGATCACTGGTGCTGCACAGATGGACGGTGCGATCCTGGTGGTTTCCGCTGCCGATGGCCCGATGCCTCAGACCCGTGAGCATATCCTGCTCGCTCGTCAGGTTGGTGTCCCCTCAATGGTTGTCTTCCTGAACAAAGCCGACATGGTCGACGACGAAGAATTGATGGAGCTGGTTGAGCTTGAGATCCGTGAGCTGCTCTCCTCCTACGATTTCCCCGGTGATGACATTCCAGTTGTTCCCGGTAGTGCACTGAAAGCGCTCGAGTGTGGTTGTGGCAACGATGGTTGCGCTGCCTGTGAGCCGGTTCTGGAGCTGATGCGTCAAGTTGATGCCTACATCCCCGAGCCTGAGCGTGCCGTTGATCGTCCGTTCCTGATGCCTGTTGAGGACGTGTTCTCAATCTCCGGTCGCGGTACGGTTGCAACCGGTCGTGTTGAGCGCGGCATCATCAAGGTTGGTGAAGAAATCGAAATTGTCGGTATGAAAGAGACGTCCAAGTCTGTTGTTACCGGTGTTGAGATGTTCCGCAAGCTTCTGGACCAAGGTCAGGCTGGTGATAACTGTGGTATCCTTCTGCGCGGTGTTAAGCGCGAAGATATCGAGCGTGGTCAGGTCCTGGCGAAGCCGGGCAGCATCACTCCTCATACCAAGTTCAAGGCAGAAGCCTACATCCTGACCAAGGAAGAGGGCGGCCGTCACACACCTTTCTTCAAGGGCTATCGTCCCCAGTTCTACTTCCGTACCACGGACGTGACTGGTGTTGTCGAGCTTCCTGAAGGCACCGAGATGGTTATGCCTGGTGACAACATTGCTGTTACCGTAGAGCTGATCACTCCGATCGCCATGGATAAAGAGCTTCGCTTCGCAATCCGCGAAGGTGGCCGTACGGTTGGCGCCGGTGTCGTCAGCGAAATTGTCGAGTAGCATCGCTCTTAACTGAATTTTTACAAGATCAGGCGTCCTGTTCTTCAAGAGCAGGACGCCGAGGATTAATCAATGCGTGATATCGTGACTCTTGGTTGTACTGATTGCAAACAGCGCAACTACACGACGACCAAGAACAAGAAGAATACTCCCGACAAGTTGGAGTTCAAGAAGTACTGCCGTTTCTGCCGGAAGCACACGGTCCATCGCGAGACCAAGTAAGGCCGACAGCTAGCGGGTCAGATTGTTTAAGGTTGCAGGCCAGTAGCTCTAATGGCTAGAGCACCGGTCTCCAAAACCGGGTGTTGTAGGTTCGAATCCTACCTGGCCTGCCAATTAACTTTAACGATAATCCTACTAATAGGTTGCGATAGTGAATTTCAAGGTTGGTGAATTTCTCCAGCAGGTCAAAGCGGAGCTGCAAAAGGTCACATGGCCAACCCGTAAGGAAACTTATGGGTCGACGATGGTTGTCATTGTGCTTGTCCTGATGGTTGCGGTTTTCTTGTGGGTCGTTGATACGGCGTTGTCGACAATGATTCAGACCTTGCTCAACTGAGAGACCTGGTGAATCCATGAGCGAGAAGAAGTGGTACGGAGTACATACTTACTCGGGTTACGAGAACAAGGT encodes the following:
- the tuf gene encoding elongation factor Tu codes for the protein MAKAKFERTKPHVNIGTIGHVDHGKTTLTAAITNVLASKGGAEFQAFDQIDNAPEERERGITIATAHVEYETDNRHYAHVDCPGHADYVKNMITGAAQMDGAILVVSAADGPMPQTREHILLARQVGVPSMVVFLNKADMVDDEELMELVELEIRELLSSYDFPGDDIPVVPGSALKALECGCGNDGCAACEPVLELMRQVDAYIPEPERAVDRPFLMPVEDVFSISGRGTVATGRVERGIIKVGEEIEIVGMKETSKSVVTGVEMFRKLLDQGQAGDNCGILLRGVKREDIERGQVLAKPGSITPHTKFKAEAYILTKEEGGRHTPFFKGYRPQFYFRTTDVTGVVELPEGTEMVMPGDNIAVTVELITPIAMDKELRFAIREGGRTVGAGVVSEIVE
- the rpmG gene encoding 50S ribosomal protein L33, with product MRDIVTLGCTDCKQRNYTTTKNKKNTPDKLEFKKYCRFCRKHTVHRETK
- the secE gene encoding preprotein translocase subunit SecE, with the protein product MNFKVGEFLQQVKAELQKVTWPTRKETYGSTMVVIVLVLMVAVFLWVVDTALSTMIQTLLN